DNA sequence from the Spirochaetota bacterium genome:
CAAACTTCCTACCCCCAAGGAGTTCGGAAGTAACAATGAAGAGTGAGTCTTGTCTCATCTTGTTAGTATATTCAGAGTATATGTAGAAGGATACTTTGAATGTATCATCAGACTGTATTGAAATATCTGAAATTTTACCTACAACTGTGCCCTTGTAGAGTATCTTCTTGCCGGGTGTTACATCAGAAGCGCTGTTAAGAATGGTATAGTATCTCACAGATGGTCTGAACCACTCATTTGCACGACCGATGAAAAGGATAAGAATGAAAAACAACACCGCGACTATAACAGAGGTTATTCCTACTACCTTTTCTATCCAACTGAACTTATACATAGGTGAATTATAAAAATTGATTCTGAAGAATTCAAAAACACAATCATAAAAATTCTTTTTGCATCAACTTTACTAAATATCTACAAAACTTCTGGAAACGGATGTTAGATAGAATTCAAGGTATCTAATTGATTAAAATACAATAAAGTTTTGGAGGGTTGGTATGAAGAGAATAGGAATATTAACAGGTGGAGGGGATGCACCCGGTTTGAATGGTGTAATCAAAGGTGCTTATTTAAGGATAAAGAGAGATCTACCTGATGTTGAGATTATAGGACTACTTGAGGGATGGAGAGGACTCCTAGAGAAGAAGTATGTAGTTCTGAAGTATGAGGATGTGAAGGATATACACAAAGAAGGTGGAACTATAATCGGTTCATCTAGAACTAATCCTTACAAGAATGAAGATACTGTCAAGAAGGCTCATCAGAGTTTCAAAGAGCTAGGTTTAGATGCACTTATAGCAATAGGTGGAGAGGATACTCTCGGTGCAGCAAACAAGCTAGCAAAGGATGGTTTTCCTGTTGTAGGAGCACCAAAGACAATTGATAACGATCTTAATGTTACAGACTATACATTCGGTTTTGATACAGCAGTGAATATAGCGATGGAAGCGATTGACAGACTGCATACAACAGCAAAATCACATAGAAGAGTAATGGTGGTTGAGATCATGGGAAGACACGCTGGTTGGATAACTCTTTGGTCTGGAATAGCAGGTGGATCACATATGGTATTGCTACCAGAAGAGGTTACAAAAATAACTGATGTTGCAGAATTTGTAAAGAAGAGACATCAAAAAGGTGAACCATATACAATGATAGCAGTATCAGAAGGTGCTATACTTGATACCGGAGGAGCACCAAACTTCGTTTTTGAGGATGCAAAAACCGATGAATTTGGTCATGTAAGGCTAGGTGGTATCGCAAAACAACTTGCAAAGTATATTGAGGAAACAACGGGTATTGAAACGAGGTATGTAGTATTGGGACATCTACAAAGAGGTGGGGCTCCAACAGCATTTGACAGGATACTATCACTAAGATTTGGTATCAATGTAGGTGAGTTAGTTCTAAAGAGAGATTGGGGGAAAATGGTAGCACTCAGAGGAACAGAGATTGTAGCAGTTCCACTCCAAGAAGCAGTCCAAGAACTTAAAGTGGTTCCAAAGAAAATAATTGATGAACTGAAAAGCATTCTATACTAAATTTAATGAACAGAACGCTAACAACACTTCTGGTTGTTTCTGCGGTCGTATTACTCATTCTGGCACTCCTACTAGGAGTGATAAATGAAGAAAATAGATTACACACCGACTTTGTTAATGCTCTAAAGGACTACGATTACGAAAAAGCAAATCTAATACTGGATAAGATGTCAAACGTTAACATATCAAGATACTATCTTCTCAAGGGGGTCAAGGACCTCCTTGACGGTAATGAAAAGTCAGGTTTATCAAACCTATTTCTATCTTTATCTAACACAAAGTTAGGAGAGAAGGAAATAGCACTTTCAAAACTCCTCATTGGTCAATACTTACTTCTAGAAGTAGGAGATATAAAAGGTATTCAGTTCCTAACAGATGAAGGCTGTCAGAGATACTATAAGGAATATGCTGACTACACGCTTGGTGTCTATAATTTTAACAAAGAGAGTTATGATGAGGCATTGGATTTTCTAATAGGAGTTACTAATGCTAGAGATGAAAAGATGAAAAAAGACACACTACTAAGGTTGTATTTCATAAATATGCTTAAGTCTAACTATGTTGATGAAAGTTTGAAAAAACAACTCTCGGACTTTGAGATTAGTCCAAAAGAATTACTAGGTAATTAGTTGGGCCTAAAACTATAAACATCACATAACACTACATTCCCATTATCTCATACCCAGCATCAACATATATTACTTCACCTGTTATTCCCGATGAAAGGTCGCTTAGCAAAAATAGAGCAGTGTTAGCAACTTCATCTACATCTACATTTCTTTTTAAAGCAGATCTCTTTGGATACTCCTCATACATACTCATAAATCCACTTATGCCTCTCGCTGCGAGAGTTTTTATAGGGCCTGCGGATATGGCGTTACACCTTATACCTCTGGGTCCGAGATCGTAAGCAATATACCTAACACTTGACTCAAGTGCCGCTTTTGCAACACCCATAACATTGTAGTTAGGAACTGCCCTCACAGAACCTAGATATGTCATTGTGATTATTGATCCATTATCGTTTAGGTAGTTTTCTGCTTCTTTGACTATCTTTACAAGAGAGTATGCACTTATGTCTAGTGCTATCTTGAAGGCTTCTCTCGTTGTGTCAATATACCTTCCCTGTAGGGCTTCTCTTGGAGCAAATGCTATGGAATGAACTATAAAGTCAATTTTGCCATACTTTTTGCCGACATACTCAAAAAGTTTGGTAATATCTTCATCTTTTGACACATCACAAGCAAACATATCTGCGTTTATCTCGTTAGCAAGTTCTCTTATTTTATCCTCCTCTCCAAGATAAGATAGAAGTATTTGAGCTCCTTCGGAATGTAAAGTCTTTGAAATACCCCAAGCGATACTCCACTTGTTAGCAACACCAAAAACAACTCCCTTCTTCCCATCCATTATTCCCATAGGCTACCTCCAAAAGTTCCTACAAATGATAGATAAATCTATACCCGCAATTCAACTTTACTGTGGAGTTGAGTGATATCTAGGGGTTGAAGATAATGTTTTAGTGAATGTTTTATTTGGAGAGATAGGATCTTTACTGAAAGACATTAGAATTCGTTTTAGCAGAATATACTTGTTCTTAAATTTCCCCAAAGTATAAGTTCTTTGAAATGTCTTGTTAATTATTTATTATCACAGTCATAGAGAATTAGAAAATACATTGGTATCACAGTAATAATTTACCTATGCTTTTAGTTATGTCTAGGTTTGTTTTGGTTTTAATATTCATACTATATTCGTTTAAAAATCTATTTTCTAACGCAATACAATCTGAACTTTATACTTACAAGAACATCCCGATAGTTGTTAAACTTTCAACAACGAACCGAGATCAATTTCTAGAATTGTCAAAGGAGACTTTTGATATTATAACTAATGAGATATACAATTATTCATACGATACAGGTAGTTATCTTTCAAGAATTACCGAGAGTGCTTATAAGAAACCAACTACTATAAACAATGACTTAAAGAGACTACTAGGTAAGATTTTATACTACAACTCACTTACTAGGTCTATAAGTCCAACAATAGGCTACTTAATAGATATATGGGGTTTTGAAAAGAATGAATTCTATGTTCCAAGTCCGTCGGAGTTATCAAACGCTCTCAAGATTTCATCAACGAGGAACCTAGTGATCTCTGATAGTAGTATAATAATACGAAACAAGAAAACAAAACTATACCTTTCTCCTTTTGCTTCAGGTATTGCTCTTACAAAGGTCAAGGAATTACTTAAGAAAAATAGAATAACGAATGGTTTTATATCTATAGGGAATAATATATCATTGTGTTTAGGTAGCAAGGATCAGCAGGGTTGGAGTGTTGGTATTATGAACCCGCAGAATAGAGTTGAAAATGAAGTATTAATGACAGTAAATGTTTCAAACCTAATGCTATACACTGCAGATGTTTCTGAAAATGCGTTTGTCAGTGGTTTCAAGAGTTATCATTCCATAATAGACCCGAGGACAGGATACCCTGCGGACAATGGAACTATCTCTGTATCTGTTGCCAGTGAGGACCCTGTTGAGGCTATAATCCTCGCAAGAATGTTTCTGGTTATGGGAAAGAGTGGAGGTATGTTATTTGCTGAAAAGTTTAAGATAAAGGCTATTTTCATAACAGTTGAGAACGGCAAGAGAGGTATCTACAAATCCTCCTCGTGGGTAAAGACCTTTGACAGGGACTTAACTAAAAAACAGAATTGATCACTTCTTTTCAATACTATACACATTAGTTCCTGCACGAGACTCAACCCTGACATTATACTTCTTCTTTATATAATCCTCTATTATCTTTCTCTTGCTTATGTTCCACATATTATCATTAGTTCTTACAATTACTATACTACCATCTACCATCTTGAGGGACATATTAGGATATACCCAATCTGGATCTTCCCATTTCTGTGGATTTCTGTAGGTAAGTGGTTTATAACCATTCAAAACAGCAACCTTATTAACATAAATCCATATATCGTAGTCCGTTATTGTTATACCTAGATTGGTTTGTATATGTGTAAGTTCTGGCTCGTATGTATTATCTAGATTTGAGATTATTTCAATAACTTCTCGTTCTTTTTCGGTTAGAAACCAGTTAGATATTTCATCTCTCAAGAGCAAGAACAAAATCCCTGTAGTTAAAACGATCAATACTCCAAGTCCCACTATAGCATGTTTTAGATTGAACCTTGAAATGCCTTTTCTAATACCTTTCGGAGTATCAGAAGAAAGAGTCTCTGAAGAAACTGGTTGTTTCAGGTTTATTGTGCTTTTGCCTTCTCCGAGACCTTGAGCAGCACTGGATTTACTAGAGGAAGATGTTTGTATATCGCTAGATGGGGAAGTTTTAGATGATTTTTCAGCAAGTTTTATTATTTCTTCCTCTTTTTTAGTTCCTTCTAATTTCTCACTCTTGACAATCAGTTTAACTCGTTCGGAGTAT
Encoded proteins:
- a CDS encoding FAD:protein FMN transferase encodes the protein MLLVMSRFVLVLIFILYSFKNLFSNAIQSELYTYKNIPIVVKLSTTNRDQFLELSKETFDIITNEIYNYSYDTGSYLSRITESAYKKPTTINNDLKRLLGKILYYNSLTRSISPTIGYLIDIWGFEKNEFYVPSPSELSNALKISSTRNLVISDSSIIIRNKKTKLYLSPFASGIALTKVKELLKKNRITNGFISIGNNISLCLGSKDQQGWSVGIMNPQNRVENEVLMTVNVSNLMLYTADVSENAFVSGFKSYHSIIDPRTGYPADNGTISVSVASEDPVEAIILARMFLVMGKSGGMLFAEKFKIKAIFITVENGKRGIYKSSSWVKTFDRDLTKKQN
- a CDS encoding enoyl-ACP reductase, translating into MGIMDGKKGVVFGVANKWSIAWGISKTLHSEGAQILLSYLGEEDKIRELANEINADMFACDVSKDEDITKLFEYVGKKYGKIDFIVHSIAFAPREALQGRYIDTTREAFKIALDISAYSLVKIVKEAENYLNDNGSIITMTYLGSVRAVPNYNVMGVAKAALESSVRYIAYDLGPRGIRCNAISAGPIKTLAARGISGFMSMYEEYPKRSALKRNVDVDEVANTALFLLSDLSSGITGEVIYVDAGYEIMGM
- a CDS encoding ATP-dependent 6-phosphofructokinase is translated as MKRIGILTGGGDAPGLNGVIKGAYLRIKRDLPDVEIIGLLEGWRGLLEKKYVVLKYEDVKDIHKEGGTIIGSSRTNPYKNEDTVKKAHQSFKELGLDALIAIGGEDTLGAANKLAKDGFPVVGAPKTIDNDLNVTDYTFGFDTAVNIAMEAIDRLHTTAKSHRRVMVVEIMGRHAGWITLWSGIAGGSHMVLLPEEVTKITDVAEFVKKRHQKGEPYTMIAVSEGAILDTGGAPNFVFEDAKTDEFGHVRLGGIAKQLAKYIEETTGIETRYVVLGHLQRGGAPTAFDRILSLRFGINVGELVLKRDWGKMVALRGTEIVAVPLQEAVQELKVVPKKIIDELKSILY